One genomic region from Argentina anserina chromosome 2, drPotAnse1.1, whole genome shotgun sequence encodes:
- the LOC126783439 gene encoding uncharacterized protein LOC126783439 gives MPSDDHKPSQSESSDPPSSSSWKHRIGFPTLVAGFAGAGAGLASKHRKVVGLPASASTYAANFAIVTACYCGAREYVGITRKTGPDDLLNSAIAGFGTGAILGRLYGGPVAAVRYSVLFTIAGTLVDYATIKLRPVLKSYKESMLGSNDGSKKNDGWLKLPDWSPIKVLDEEALAAKQAREKQ, from the exons ATGCCTTCCGACGATCACAAACCCTCACAATCAGAATCATCAGACCCTCcttcatcttcctcctggAAGCACCGCATCGGCTTCCCCACACTAGTCGCCGGATTCGCCGGCGCCGGAGCCGGGTTGGCCTCCAAGCACCGGAAAGTCGTCGGCCTCCCAGCCAGTGCCTCCACTTACGCCGCTAATTTCGCCATCGTCACTGCTTGTTACTGCG GGGCGCGTGAGTATGTAGGGATAACGAGAAAGACGGGACCTGATGATCTGCTCAACTCTGCCATTGCCGGATTTGGCACTGGTGCTATTCTTGGGCGGCTTTACG GCGGTCCAGTTGCTGCTGTGCGCTACTCAGTACTCTTTACCATTGCTGGGACATTAGTGGATTATGCTACGATTAAACTACGACCTGTCTTGAAGAGCTACAAAGAATCTATGCTTGGGAGTAATGACGGTTCCAAAAAGAATGATGGTTGGCTGAAACTGCCCGACTGGTCCCCTATCAAAGTACTTGATGAAGAAGCCCTTGCTGCAAAGCAGGCTCGAGAGAAGCAGTAA
- the LOC126783434 gene encoding FHA domain-containing protein FHA2 — protein sequence MTTSSDVEAGFAKLQGEDFEYYMQTYSIILGRNSKKSTVDVDLSSLGGGMNISRHHARIFYDFTRRRFALEVLGKNGCLVEGVLHLPGNPPVKLDSQDLLQIGDKEFYFLLPVRSILGGPIGPRHHPASFGVSGPAAAGQHYGYALPGAAAGAVGKKGRGREFYEEEYEDEDDIGGGGGGGSGSGKKRREGFDGGYGGYSGGPGSGSGAKSGSMTLEKKGDGRSRADRDSDNQQLLHLEEKDVVSSVATVLSDLCGPGEWMPMEKLHAKLMEQYSGIWHHTRVRRYLTSEDWPGPESKGKPWYGLLMLLRKYPEHFVINTRSKGRVTLEFVSLVSLLS from the exons ATGACGACGAGCAGTGACGTCGAGGCCGGGTTCGCGAAGCTCCAAGGCGAAGACTTCGAGTACTACATGCAGACCTACTCGATAATCCTCGGCCGGAACTCCAAGAAATCCACCGTCGATGTCGACCTCTCCAGCCTCGGCGGCGGAATGAACATTTCTCGCCACCACGCGCGCATCTTCTACGacttcacgcgccgccgcttCGCCCTCGAGGTGCTCGGAAAGAACGGCTGCCTCGTCGAGGGGGTGCTCCACCTCCCGGGGAACCCTCCGGTGAAGCTCGACTCGCAGGATCTGCTTCAGATTGGGGACAAGGAGTTCTACTTTCTCCTTCCGGTGAGGAGCATTCTCGGCGGGCCTATTGGGCCGCGGCATCACCCGGCGTCGTTCGGGGTTTCGGGCCCGGCGGCGGCGGGGCAGCATTATGGGTATGCGCTGCCCGGCGCGGCGGCCGGGGCGGTGGGGAAGAAGGGGAGGGGGAGGGAGTTTTATGAGGAGGAGTatgaggatgaggatgacattggcggcggcggtggtggtggGAGTGGGAGTGGGAAGAAGCGGAGGGAAGGGTTTGATGGTGGTTATGGTGGGTACAGTGGTGGGCCGGGGTCTGGATCGGGCGCAAAGTCGGGTTCTATGACCTTAG AAAAGAAGGGAGATGGAAGATCAAGGGCTGATCGAGATAGTGACAATCAGCAACTTCTGCATTTGGAAGAGAAGGATGTGGTGTCATCTGTTGCTACAGTGCTCTCTGACCTTTGTGGTCCTGGTGAATGGATGCCTATGGAGAAACTGCATGCTAAG TTGATGGAACAGTATAGTGGTATTTGGCATCATACTCGAGTGAGGAGATATCTTACTTCTGAGGACTGGCCTGGTCCGGAGTCAAAGGGAAAACCTTGGTACGGCTTGCTTATGCTGCTAAGGAAATACCCAGAACATTTTGTCATCAACACAAGGTCTAAGGGCCGTGTAACCCTGGAATTTGTATCTCTTGTCTCGTTGCTTTCATAA
- the LOC126783440 gene encoding dolichol-phosphate mannose synthase subunit 3 produces MKHIVKILTLLVAISSIWIGLLQTSIIPRSHTWLLPIYFVVSLGCYGLLMVGVGLVQFPTCPQEAVLLQQDVVEAKEYLKQKGIDVGGCD; encoded by the exons ATGAAGCATATTGTGAAAATTCTGACACTCTTGGTGGCCATCTCTTCCATATGGATTGGCCTCTTACAGACATCTATTATTCCACGTAGTCATACTTGGTTG CTCCCCATATATTTTGTTGTGTCGCTAGGATGCTATGGCCTTCTAATGGTTGGAGTTGGTCTGGTACAATTTCCAACTTGTCCTCAAGAAGCAGTATTGTTGCAGCAG GACGTAGTTGAGGCGAAGGAATATTTGAAGCAGAAAGGAATTGATGTCGGTGGTTGCGATTGA